The genomic DNA CTACCGTTTGCCGTCTGCCGCCCACCGACCATTCCGTGTCTTTCGGGCGCGGAATGGTGTGTCGACAGGGTAGTCGGCTTGGACGGAGATTTGCTTGTCGCTGGAATCCGCGGCCGGTTCAACTTTGATGATAACTTCCGCGGTAGCGGTGTCGCCAATCTGCTCGGGGGGAATGCGCCAGGTTTCGCCGGCGTAGTTGGCCGATTGTCGCAGTTGGGCGATGGCTCGGTCGATGCCTGCCGCGGCAAGCCAGTCGGCTTGAACTTCTTGGCGGTGCGAACGCATTTGGCGTTGCGTCTCGATCGTCCCCTTGAGCAGGTAAAAAAGCATGACGCTGGCGACGGTGAGCGCGACAATGGCAGCGACAATCGCAATGCCGCGCCTCGGAGAAATGCGGCGACAGCTTCTGGCTTTCACGCTCCGCGCAGGAATGTTTGGATCGATGCTCTGCATCGCGCCGTTCCATAAGCTGGGATTCCAATCGTTCATCGATGGTTACTCCGTGGTTGGCAACGCCGAGCGTCGCGGTAGATCGCTCCCGCGTGGTGCGGGGGAACGAGCGGTGCATGCGTCGATTCGCAGGGTGCGGCGGTCGGAGAATTCTGCTTGCATTGGGTCGAGCGGGTAGGTGACCAGTAGACTGGCGAGATGGCCGTCTCCGCTTGGGACGACTTCAAACCGGGCGATGGCTGCCGACGGCAGATCGAACGAGTCGCGCTGCGCTACGATGTCGTCGGATTCGACGGTGCGCTGGATCGACTCGTCGGTGGCCGCGTAAACAACCGTTTCGCCGTTCGGCAGCGAGAGTGAAAGCTTGCCATCGGCTGGGCGGGCCGACCGAGCCGCATGAACATCGTCGCGGAACTGCATGGCTAGACGCTGAACCGACCTGATCCAGTCGCGATGCGATAGCGCGGCACGGTTTGAGCGCATCACGCTCCCAAGCAATGCCGCCACCGTCGCCAGCACGAGCGTAACCAGAGTGATGACGATGACCATTTCGATAAGCGTGTAGGCGCGACGAGGTGACATGAGGGTTTAAGGTTTAGGGCCGTTTCATGTGCCCTTCACGCTCTGACGTGAAGATCTGTCGCGATGGGAATGACCCGCTTGGTTCATTTCTCGCGATAGAACTTGAGGAGCGCGATTGGCGAGAATCAAACCGAGCCGCCTTGCGGTGTGATGGATCGATTTCAACGGTTTCGCTAGGGGGTTGTTCGAGCATCGCGTCTAATTCACAGGATTGATTGCCTTCCGATTTTCACAAAAAAAATTTTGTGCGGAAATCAGGCTGGGGCAATTGGTGGTGTTCTCCGAGAGATTTGCGATTTGCAGCGGATTTCGTTTCCTGTTCATTTCCGGGGGGGTTGTTTGAAAATCGACCGGCGTGAGCAAATTGGATCGAGAAATTACGGGGTATTGTGACGTTCAGGGCGTGGCGAGGGTCGATGGAAAAAAGGGGTGGCGAATCGGGAGGGACGATCAACATGGGCAGATGGATATATTTGAGGCTGGATCAATTTGCAACAACTGGTGGCTCCAGGAAGATTGCGTACGCAATCTTCGCGGGGGCATGTTTCGCCCCAGATTGCGCAGTTTGTCGCGGCGGAGGTCGAGTGTTGTAAAAATGAACATAGCGATGTTTATATGGCTCCACCGTGGCGCTCTGCACGAGCACCGCCAGGGGATGTTGTCTCGGCGGCTGGAAGCTGCCGCTACGATGTATGAACTACAGTATAGTTAATGTGCGTACATGTGTCAAGGAGTGGCGGCAGGGGGCAGATCGTATTTCCAGGCGGTCAGGTCCATGGTTCGCTCTGGCCCATCGCCCATCGGCCAGGCGACTTGGACGGCAATCCGTTTGTGCGGCGGGCCGTCGTCGGTGATGGTTTGAACGGTGGCGGTCAAGCGTCCGCCGGGAAGGGCGTCGGTGGCGTCCGGGGGCAGCGACAGCTTTGCCAGCGCGTCGGAAGTAATGTCGACGTAAGGCATTGCGGCGATTTTTTCAAGGGCGTTGGCGGTTTCCAATTGGGGCCGTCAGCAGTTGGCCGGCCGCCTGCTGCTGACGGGCGCTGACGCCGAAAATTCGAGCGGCCAGTATTAGTCCGAAGGCCAGGACCACCAAGGCAATGGTTGTTTCGAGGACGGTAAAACCAGCGAATGATGCATACGCCGTTGGCCGATTCCATGGCTGTGCTCGGGCGTCCCGACCGGATAGCGCGATTTGATGGCAAGTTTCGTGCAGTTCGGAAGACGTTTGGTCGGCTGGCGTGGCAAGGCTGGGAGCCCATGCCTCAACTGCGTCGGGAGACCGTGACACTCCCGCAGAACCGCGGCTGGTGCAAATGGTCGAAGATTTTCGCGGCTCTTGCATGGGAAAGCCTCGGAAACACCGATGAAGGTGGTTGAATTCGGATGAGCAGGATCGGCGAAATACCGCCTGCGTGGTCTACATTAATGTCATTGACCTCTTGTTCCCGATGACAGGCTAATTACTAAATCGGCCAGCGGTTCGATCATTGCACTGGCGACGAAGCACACCAGGGCGGCAAACAAAATGAGCATCAGCGGAAAGCCGATTGCCAAAATTCGATGGACCCGGGCAATGAACTTGCGCGACAGGCGCTCGGCCAATTCGTTCATCGCCCAGGCAAGATTCCCCACGCTTTCGGCGGCTTTCAGCAATCCGGCTTCGGCTGGGGACAACAGGCCCACGGCGTGCAGGCTTTCGCACCAATCCGAGCCATTGGCGATGCGATTGGCGGCGCTGTAGAGCCGCATTTTGATGTACGGCTTCGGGTATTTTTGCGCCAAGCCATCGACCATGGAGGAAATCGGCGATCCACGCTCGACCGCATCGGCGAGCGAGCGAAGGACGATCGAGCTATCGAGCGGCCGAGAGACCATTCGCACCAGCGGCGGATCCCACCTTCCCACGCCGATATAGCGAAGCACGGCATAAACCGTGGCGAGAACGAATGCGAACAGCAGCAGGCTGAAAATGGCGCCGCCGTGGGCGACCGCGTGCGCAAGGCCGATGAAAGCAAGCGTCGTCTCCGGCAGCGCCCTGCCGAAATCGTCGAACATCTTGATGTATGCCGGCACGGTTTTGATCACGATGAATGCGATAGCCGAAACGGAAAACAGCGTGAACACCATCGCATAGACGACCTTGGCAGTGGCGGAATGAATGACCGCATCGGTGGCCGCATGGTGTTCGGCCGACCGGATGAGCGGCATGGCGCTGCGCGTGACATAGCCGGTGCGCAGCGCGACGAGCGCATCGGTGGGGATCGAGATGTTCGCTTTGTGCATGGCTTCGTCCAGCGAAACGCCGCAGTCCAATTGCTG from Pirellulales bacterium includes the following:
- a CDS encoding prepilin-type N-terminal cleavage/methylation domain-containing protein, with protein sequence MSPRRAYTLIEMVIVITLVTLVLATVAALLGSVMRSNRAALSHRDWIRSVQRLAMQFRDDVHAARSARPADGKLSLSLPNGETVVYAATDESIQRTVESDDIVAQRDSFDLPSAAIARFEVVPSGDGHLASLLVTYPLDPMQAEFSDRRTLRIDACTARSPAPRGSDLPRRSALPTTE
- a CDS encoding type II secretion system F family protein — protein: MPLCGPLLLWRGIASWSRLASLLLKQGLPAPDALRLAATGVDDALLAVEGLRLAKATAQGASVADALQRNGSLPESLVPIVDWGQQQGVLPAAFETVAEMAENRLRLRVALLRTILPPVAFICIAVVVLWFFHAMFGPLVVLITSLSGGSHLYGGSAKPAATIDPTLIATAVFGLSIALAALAIVIRLVAAMIRGPRPKSRFMSAVTDAIRIFYWIAFFIALFIGLTAGTNGAIGFLLWWAAVVVALMISNQRKRSAQQSLVWMLGTAVAKGIPLATVARAFGEERSGSLAAKARRLAQQLDCGVSLDEAMHKANISIPTDALVALRTGYVTRSAMPLIRSAEHHAATDAVIHSATAKVVYAMVFTLFSVSAIAFIVIKTVPAYIKMFDDFGRALPETTLAFIGLAHAVAHGGAIFSLLLFAFVLATVYAVLRYIGVGRWDPPLVRMVSRPLDSSIVLRSLADAVERGSPISSMVDGLAQKYPKPYIKMRLYSAANRIANGSDWCESLHAVGLLSPAEAGLLKAAESVGNLAWAMNELAERLSRKFIARVHRILAIGFPLMLILFAALVCFVASAMIEPLADLVISLSSGTRGQ